In Cryptosporangium minutisporangium, one DNA window encodes the following:
- a CDS encoding EAL domain-containing protein has product MSTELVTGLTGGTDYDPLDDAASWWGGQKSRSRPTMPPDPAEVRRQLAWRRAIHGVLADPDQIRVVFQPIADLARGTVAGYETLARIDVAVPGIGDRLSPDQWFSAAEENGLGPALEGVVITRALTRLGELPPNAFLTVNVSPHLLGTPELDEAFGSVPELSRVVVELTEHVAFGDLESITAETRRLRSAGALIAVDDAGSGYAGLQQILELRPQLVKLDRALVAGADRDPARAALAELLGQFAGRLDAWLLAEGIETVGELATFCRMGVPLGQGWLLGRPADRMMPLADEVRARVLAETTRVAVTDAIASVMLSKVTVTTVDRVEEMTTTEPAVVVDRSGAPVEMLAPDPRDGVLRRLPVSLRVLASDAADDVLLRALTRSAAHRFDPVVCTDSWGQVIGLVLVDELTRHVVSSRAASRTSS; this is encoded by the coding sequence ATGAGCACCGAGCTGGTCACAGGGCTCACGGGCGGGACTGACTACGACCCGCTGGACGACGCCGCGTCCTGGTGGGGCGGCCAGAAGAGCCGGTCGCGCCCGACGATGCCGCCTGACCCCGCAGAGGTCCGGCGGCAGCTGGCGTGGCGCCGGGCGATCCACGGGGTGCTGGCCGATCCGGACCAGATCCGCGTGGTGTTCCAGCCGATCGCCGACCTGGCGCGCGGAACGGTCGCCGGATACGAGACGCTGGCGCGGATCGACGTCGCGGTGCCCGGCATCGGTGACCGCCTCTCCCCCGACCAGTGGTTCAGTGCCGCCGAGGAGAACGGGCTCGGACCCGCGCTGGAAGGCGTCGTCATCACGCGGGCGTTGACCCGGCTCGGCGAGCTGCCGCCGAACGCGTTCCTCACCGTCAACGTCAGCCCGCACCTGCTCGGCACGCCGGAGCTGGACGAAGCGTTCGGGAGCGTTCCCGAGCTGTCTCGCGTCGTCGTCGAGCTGACCGAACACGTCGCCTTCGGCGACCTGGAGTCGATCACGGCCGAAACCCGCCGTCTGCGTTCCGCCGGTGCACTGATCGCGGTGGACGACGCGGGAAGCGGCTACGCGGGCTTGCAGCAGATCTTGGAGCTCCGCCCCCAGCTGGTGAAGCTGGACCGGGCGCTGGTGGCCGGGGCCGACCGCGACCCGGCGCGGGCTGCGCTCGCCGAGCTGCTCGGCCAGTTCGCCGGGCGCCTGGACGCCTGGCTGCTGGCCGAGGGCATCGAGACCGTGGGTGAGCTGGCGACGTTCTGCCGGATGGGCGTTCCGCTCGGCCAGGGATGGCTGCTGGGCCGCCCGGCGGATCGGATGATGCCGCTCGCCGACGAGGTGCGGGCACGGGTGCTGGCGGAGACGACCCGCGTCGCGGTGACCGACGCGATCGCGAGCGTGATGCTGAGCAAGGTCACGGTGACCACGGTGGACCGGGTCGAAGAGATGACGACGACGGAGCCGGCGGTGGTCGTGGACCGCTCCGGGGCGCCGGTCGAGATGCTGGCGCCGGATCCGAGGGACGGGGTGCTGCGGCGGTTGCCGGTGAGCCTGCGCGTGCTCGCCTCGGACGCCGCCGACGACGTGCTGCTCCGGGCGTTGACCCGGTCGGCGGCGCACCGCTTCGACCCGGTGGTCTGCACCGACTCCTGGGGCCAGGTGATCGGGCTGGTTCTGGTCGACGAGCTGACGCGTCACGTCGTCAGCTCGCGCGCCGCGAGCCGCACCAGCAGCTGA
- a CDS encoding thioredoxin family protein, whose protein sequence is MATVELTTENFNDTLARDGITLVDFWASWCGPCRQFAPVYEKASETHEDIVFGKVDTEAQQELAAAFDIQSIPTLLVVRDRVVLYAQPGALPGEVLDDLIGQARAVDMDEVRRQAADTEASQA, encoded by the coding sequence ATGGCGACGGTGGAGCTGACCACCGAGAACTTCAACGACACGCTGGCGCGCGACGGGATCACGCTGGTCGACTTCTGGGCTTCCTGGTGTGGACCGTGCCGGCAGTTCGCGCCGGTCTACGAGAAGGCCTCCGAGACGCACGAGGACATCGTCTTCGGAAAGGTCGACACCGAGGCGCAGCAGGAACTGGCGGCGGCGTTCGACATCCAGTCGATCCCCACGCTGTTGGTCGTCCGCGACCGCGTCGTGCTCTACGCCCAGCCGGGCGCGCTCCCGGGTGAGGTGCTCGATGACCTGATCGGGCAGGCACGGGCCGTCGACATGGACGAGGTGCGCCGCCAGGCGGCCGACACCGAGGCCAGCCAGGCCTGA
- a CDS encoding (deoxy)nucleoside triphosphate pyrophosphohydrolase, whose product MNSFQPPTFSEGKRPQQTSVEESSLTVVGAAIVNDLGQVLAAQRAEPPALAGGWEFPGGKVDPGESDEVAIVRECREELGVEVELVDRLGPDLPLQRDRGVLRVWIARLAAGEPTALEHAELRWLGADQLDDVAWLPADAPLIDELRARLGSWGR is encoded by the coding sequence ATGAACTCTTTTCAACCTCCGACGTTCTCGGAGGGTAAGCGACCTCAGCAGACGTCGGTCGAAGAGAGTTCACTGACGGTGGTCGGCGCCGCGATCGTGAACGACCTCGGGCAGGTCCTGGCCGCACAGCGTGCGGAGCCGCCCGCGTTGGCCGGCGGCTGGGAGTTCCCCGGCGGCAAGGTGGATCCGGGCGAGAGCGACGAAGTGGCCATCGTCCGTGAGTGCCGCGAGGAACTCGGCGTCGAAGTCGAGCTGGTCGACCGCCTCGGGCCCGACCTGCCGCTGCAGCGCGACCGCGGGGTGCTGCGGGTCTGGATCGCGCGGCTCGCCGCGGGTGAGCCGACCGCCTTGGAACACGCGGAGCTGCGCTGGCTGGGCGCCGATCAGCTGGACGACGTCGCCTGGCTGCCTGCCGACGCACCGCTGATCGACGAGCTCCGGGCCCGTCTGGGCTCGTGGGGTCGGTGA